Within the Thermus oshimai DSM 12092 genome, the region CGCCCTCCTCCTGGAGGTGGCGAAAAGGGAGCGGGCCCACGCGGAGGCCATCGCCGAGGCCCTAAGGGCCCGTTCCCTGCCCCTTCCCCCAAGCCCTAAGGCGGAGGAGATCGCCCCCGAGGCCCTCCTCCGCCTCCTCTCGGAGGAGGGGTTTGACCGGGCCCACTATTTGGAAAGCACCTTCCCCGACCCCGCACTGGAGGCCCTCTTCACCCGCATCGGGCGGGAGGAGGCCCTGAACCAGGAGGCGGTGCGCAAGGCGGTGGTGCTGATGGGAGGTAGCCTATGATCCGCAAAGAGGAGATTCGGCGCATTAAGGAGACCGTTCTGCCCAAGGAGGCCCCGGTCCTTTCCCTCTACCTGGATGTAAACCCCGCCCACCCCGAAAACGCGGGGCGGGCCTACGCCCTTCGGGCCAAGGACGCCATGAAGGCCCTGGGGGTGCCCGAGGGGCTTATGGAAAGGGTCTTGGAGGTGCTCAAGAACCAGGTGCTGGAGGCCAAGACCGCGGTCTTCTTCGTGGGGGAAGACCTGTTTGAGACCCTCCTCCTCCAGGTGGAGCTGCCCTTGGTGCGGAGCGTCGAGACCGCTTTCCTGGACGAGAAGGGGGGGCGCTACCTGGTGGACGGGGTTCTGGCCCACTGGGGCGAGCCCTTTGCCCTCCCCTTGGTCTACGCCCTGGACGAGTACGAGCGCTACGGCGTGGTCTACGTGGACGGGGAAAGGTGGCGGGTCTTTGAGATCTTCCTCGGCGAGATAGAGGAGGTGGAGGACGCCTTCTTGGCCCTGGATACCGAGGCCTGGCGGCGCCTCTCCCTGGATGCCCCCGGCCGGCGCTTCAACCTGGGAGGGATCGCCCGGGGTGGGGCGGGGCAGGACCTCTTCGCCAAGCGCCTCGAGGCCTGGGAGGGCCGCTTCTACAAGACCCTGGCCCACGAGCTGGAGCGCCTTTCTGAGGCGCGGGGCTTCACCCGCCTCATCCTCATGGGCCCCCTGGAGCACACCGCCCTCTTCAAGGCCCACCTCTCCAAGCGGCTCAGGGAGCGGGTGGTGGCGGAGCTCCCCTCCCTGCCCCACCCCGGGGCCACCCCGGGCCAGGTCTTAAAGCGCCTGGAGCCCGAACTTTCCAAGATTGAGCGGGAGGCGGAGCTCAGGCTCCTTAAGGAGCTGGAGGAGGCCTACCCCAAGGCCCTCTTCGGCCCCGAGGTGCTGGAAAGGCTCCAGGAGGGCCGGGTGGAGCTTTGGGTTCTCCCCTGGAGCCTGGGGGAGGAGGTGTACCTCTGCGACGGCCTGGCCTTTGCGGAGGAGGCCAGGGCCTTGGCCTTCTGCGAGGCCCCTTTGAAGAAGCCCCTCGCCCTTCTGGTGCCGGAGCTTTCCGCGGGCTACGGCGCCAAGGTGGAGTTCGTGCGGGGCGAGGCGGAAAAGGAGCTGCTGGAGCGCGGCGGCATGGCCGCCCGCTTGCGGTGGTAAAGGAGGTGAGGAAGGATGGTGCGGTTTGACCCCTTCAAGGAGCTGGAGGAGCTTCAGGAGCGGCTGGCCCGGGCCCTGGGGGCCCAGGGGCAGGGGCCCAGGACCTACGCCCCCCCGGTGGACATCGTGGAGGACGGCGAGGGGCTTCACATCCTGGTCTACCTCCCGGGGGTGGACCCGGAGAAGGTGGAGGTGGTGGCCGAGGAGGGCGTGCTCTCCGTGAAGGCGGAGCGGCCTTTTGAGAAGCGGGAGGGCGCCACCTACCACCGCCTGGAGGGCCCCTACGGCACCTTTGCCCGGGGCTTCAACGTGCCCAACACCTTCGACCTCTCCAGGGTGCAGGCCCGCTTCCGCCACGGGGTGCTCCACCTTCTCGTCCCGCGGGCGGAGGCCACCCGGCCCAAGAAGATCCAGGTGCAGGTGGAATGAGGAGGTGAGGTATGCGGCGCACCACGCGGTACATCCTGGCCACCTCCAACCCCATGGGGGA harbors:
- a CDS encoding ferritin-like domain-containing protein, yielding MRLEEFLAKAYQDELLDAFRAERAAEGVPYPHVRALLLEVAKRERAHAEAIAEALRARSLPLPPSPKAEEIAPEALLRLLSEEGFDRAHYLESTFPDPALEALFTRIGREEALNQEAVRKAVVLMGGSL
- a CDS encoding Hsp20/alpha crystallin family protein — protein: MVRFDPFKELEELQERLARALGAQGQGPRTYAPPVDIVEDGEGLHILVYLPGVDPEKVEVVAEEGVLSVKAERPFEKREGATYHRLEGPYGTFARGFNVPNTFDLSRVQARFRHGVLHLLVPRAEATRPKKIQVQVE
- a CDS encoding VLRF1 family aeRF1-type release factor, with the translated sequence MIRKEEIRRIKETVLPKEAPVLSLYLDVNPAHPENAGRAYALRAKDAMKALGVPEGLMERVLEVLKNQVLEAKTAVFFVGEDLFETLLLQVELPLVRSVETAFLDEKGGRYLVDGVLAHWGEPFALPLVYALDEYERYGVVYVDGERWRVFEIFLGEIEEVEDAFLALDTEAWRRLSLDAPGRRFNLGGIARGGAGQDLFAKRLEAWEGRFYKTLAHELERLSEARGFTRLILMGPLEHTALFKAHLSKRLRERVVAELPSLPHPGATPGQVLKRLEPELSKIEREAELRLLKELEEAYPKALFGPEVLERLQEGRVELWVLPWSLGEEVYLCDGLAFAEEARALAFCEAPLKKPLALLVPELSAGYGAKVEFVRGEAEKELLERGGMAARLRW